A stretch of Carya illinoinensis cultivar Pawnee chromosome 14, C.illinoinensisPawnee_v1, whole genome shotgun sequence DNA encodes these proteins:
- the LOC122295187 gene encoding EEF1A lysine methyltransferase 4-like isoform X1: MYRDTSSCNTYNYGDARYWDARYVQEGGSFDWYQRYTALRPFVRKYIPTSSRVLMVGCGNAVMSEDMVKDGYEDIMNIDISSVAIDMMRRKYENIPQLKYMQMDVRNMSFFPDESVDSVIDKVCCHRGICTLLVLELGTLDSLMCSTDAPINSAQMLAEVSRLLKPGGIYMLITYGDPTVRMPHLSRPLYKWKTVLYIIPRPGFERPGSCSLTTKSYLEPVPTTEKGLLPADFVLEDPDSHFIYVCKKMDETELSNMPIFPLTNNVF, from the exons ATGTACAGGGACACTTCGAGCTGCAACACGTACAACTATGGCGACGCTCGGTACTGGGACGCGCGGTACGTCCAGGAGGGCGGCTCCTTCGATTGGTACCAGCGCTACACTGCTCTCCGTCCTTTCGTTCGGAAGTACATCCCCACCTCTTCTCGGGTTCTCATGGTCGGCTGTGGCAATGCCG TTATGTCAGAGGACATGGTCAAGGATGGATATGAAGACATAATGAATATTGATATTTCATCAGTGGCCATTGACatgatgagaagaaaatatgagAACATCCCTCAGCTGAAAT ATATGCAAATGGATGTCAGGAACATGAGCTTCTTCCCTGATGAATCAGTTGACAGTGTCATTGATAAAG tttgtTGTCACCGTGGCATTTGCACTCTGCTGGTCCTGGAGCTAGGAACCCTTGATTCTTTGATG TGTAGCACTGATGCTCCGATTAATTCTGCTCAAATGCTAGCGGAAGTTAGTAG gCTTCTTAAACCTGGAGGGATCTATATGTTG ATTACCTATGGTGATCCTACAGTGAGGATGCCACATTTGAGCCGACCCCTGTACAAATGGAAAACTGTGTTGTACATCATAC CCAGACCGGGATTTGAGAGGCCTGGAAGTTGTAGTTTGACAACAAAGTCATACTTGGAGCCTGTTCCTACCACTGAGAAGGGTTTACTTCCAGCAGACTTTGTTTTGGAAGATCCAGATTCTCACTTTATATACGTGTGTAAAAAGATGGATGAAACAGAGCTAAGCAATATGCCCATCTTCCCCTTGACAAACAATGTTTTTTAG
- the LOC122295187 gene encoding EEF1A lysine methyltransferase 4-like isoform X4 yields the protein MYRDTSSCNTYNYGDARYWDARYVQEGGSFDWYQRYTALRPFVRKYIPTSSRVLMVGCGNAVMSEDMVKDGYEDIMNIDISSVAIDMMRRKYENIPQLKYMQMDVRNMSFFPDESVDSVIDKVCCHRGICTLLVLELGTLDSLMCSTDAPINSAQMLAEVSRLLKPGGIYMLITYGDPTVRMPHLSRPLYKWKTVLYIIHVSLLLFLGWWMLQGVKWVWLFTRDI from the exons ATGTACAGGGACACTTCGAGCTGCAACACGTACAACTATGGCGACGCTCGGTACTGGGACGCGCGGTACGTCCAGGAGGGCGGCTCCTTCGATTGGTACCAGCGCTACACTGCTCTCCGTCCTTTCGTTCGGAAGTACATCCCCACCTCTTCTCGGGTTCTCATGGTCGGCTGTGGCAATGCCG TTATGTCAGAGGACATGGTCAAGGATGGATATGAAGACATAATGAATATTGATATTTCATCAGTGGCCATTGACatgatgagaagaaaatatgagAACATCCCTCAGCTGAAAT ATATGCAAATGGATGTCAGGAACATGAGCTTCTTCCCTGATGAATCAGTTGACAGTGTCATTGATAAAG tttgtTGTCACCGTGGCATTTGCACTCTGCTGGTCCTGGAGCTAGGAACCCTTGATTCTTTGATG TGTAGCACTGATGCTCCGATTAATTCTGCTCAAATGCTAGCGGAAGTTAGTAG gCTTCTTAAACCTGGAGGGATCTATATGTTG ATTACCTATGGTGATCCTACAGTGAGGATGCCACATTTGAGCCGACCCCTGTACAAATGGAAAACTGTGTTGTACATCATAC ATGTTAGTCTCTTACTATTTCTAGGATGGTGGATGTTGCAAGGAGTTAAGTGGGTTTGGCTCTTTACACgtgatatttaa
- the LOC122295187 gene encoding EEF1A lysine methyltransferase 4-like isoform X2: protein MYRDTSSCNTYNYGDARYWDARYVQEGGSFDWYQRYTALRPFVRKYIPTSSRVLMVGCGNAVMSEDMVKDGYEDIMNIDISSVAIDMMRRKYENIPQLKYMQMDVRNMSFFPDESVDSVIDKGTLDSLMCSTDAPINSAQMLAEVSRLLKPGGIYMLITYGDPTVRMPHLSRPLYKWKTVLYIIPRPGFERPGSCSLTTKSYLEPVPTTEKGLLPADFVLEDPDSHFIYVCKKMDETELSNMPIFPLTNNVF, encoded by the exons ATGTACAGGGACACTTCGAGCTGCAACACGTACAACTATGGCGACGCTCGGTACTGGGACGCGCGGTACGTCCAGGAGGGCGGCTCCTTCGATTGGTACCAGCGCTACACTGCTCTCCGTCCTTTCGTTCGGAAGTACATCCCCACCTCTTCTCGGGTTCTCATGGTCGGCTGTGGCAATGCCG TTATGTCAGAGGACATGGTCAAGGATGGATATGAAGACATAATGAATATTGATATTTCATCAGTGGCCATTGACatgatgagaagaaaatatgagAACATCCCTCAGCTGAAAT ATATGCAAATGGATGTCAGGAACATGAGCTTCTTCCCTGATGAATCAGTTGACAGTGTCATTGATAAAG GAACCCTTGATTCTTTGATG TGTAGCACTGATGCTCCGATTAATTCTGCTCAAATGCTAGCGGAAGTTAGTAG gCTTCTTAAACCTGGAGGGATCTATATGTTG ATTACCTATGGTGATCCTACAGTGAGGATGCCACATTTGAGCCGACCCCTGTACAAATGGAAAACTGTGTTGTACATCATAC CCAGACCGGGATTTGAGAGGCCTGGAAGTTGTAGTTTGACAACAAAGTCATACTTGGAGCCTGTTCCTACCACTGAGAAGGGTTTACTTCCAGCAGACTTTGTTTTGGAAGATCCAGATTCTCACTTTATATACGTGTGTAAAAAGATGGATGAAACAGAGCTAAGCAATATGCCCATCTTCCCCTTGACAAACAATGTTTTTTAG
- the LOC122295187 gene encoding EEF1A lysine methyltransferase 4-like isoform X3: MYRDTSSCNTYNYGDARYWDARYVQEGGSFDWYQRYTALRPFVRKYIPTSSRVLMVGCGNAVMSEDMVKDGYEDIMNIDISSVAIDMMRRKYENIPQLKYMQMDVRNMSFFPDESVDSVIDKVCCHRGICTLLVLELGTLDSLMITYGDPTVRMPHLSRPLYKWKTVLYIIPRPGFERPGSCSLTTKSYLEPVPTTEKGLLPADFVLEDPDSHFIYVCKKMDETELSNMPIFPLTNNVF, encoded by the exons ATGTACAGGGACACTTCGAGCTGCAACACGTACAACTATGGCGACGCTCGGTACTGGGACGCGCGGTACGTCCAGGAGGGCGGCTCCTTCGATTGGTACCAGCGCTACACTGCTCTCCGTCCTTTCGTTCGGAAGTACATCCCCACCTCTTCTCGGGTTCTCATGGTCGGCTGTGGCAATGCCG TTATGTCAGAGGACATGGTCAAGGATGGATATGAAGACATAATGAATATTGATATTTCATCAGTGGCCATTGACatgatgagaagaaaatatgagAACATCCCTCAGCTGAAAT ATATGCAAATGGATGTCAGGAACATGAGCTTCTTCCCTGATGAATCAGTTGACAGTGTCATTGATAAAG tttgtTGTCACCGTGGCATTTGCACTCTGCTGGTCCTGGAGCTAGGAACCCTTGATTCTTTGATG ATTACCTATGGTGATCCTACAGTGAGGATGCCACATTTGAGCCGACCCCTGTACAAATGGAAAACTGTGTTGTACATCATAC CCAGACCGGGATTTGAGAGGCCTGGAAGTTGTAGTTTGACAACAAAGTCATACTTGGAGCCTGTTCCTACCACTGAGAAGGGTTTACTTCCAGCAGACTTTGTTTTGGAAGATCCAGATTCTCACTTTATATACGTGTGTAAAAAGATGGATGAAACAGAGCTAAGCAATATGCCCATCTTCCCCTTGACAAACAATGTTTTTTAG
- the LOC122295187 gene encoding EEF1A lysine methyltransferase 4-like isoform X5: MYRDTSSCNTYNYGDARYWDARYVQEGGSFDWYQRYTALRPFVRKYIPTSSRVLMVGCGNAVMSEDMVKDGYEDIMNIDISSVAIDMMRRKYENIPQLKYMQMDVRNMSFFPDESVDSVIDKGTLDSLMITYGDPTVRMPHLSRPLYKWKTVLYIIPRPGFERPGSCSLTTKSYLEPVPTTEKGLLPADFVLEDPDSHFIYVCKKMDETELSNMPIFPLTNNVF; this comes from the exons ATGTACAGGGACACTTCGAGCTGCAACACGTACAACTATGGCGACGCTCGGTACTGGGACGCGCGGTACGTCCAGGAGGGCGGCTCCTTCGATTGGTACCAGCGCTACACTGCTCTCCGTCCTTTCGTTCGGAAGTACATCCCCACCTCTTCTCGGGTTCTCATGGTCGGCTGTGGCAATGCCG TTATGTCAGAGGACATGGTCAAGGATGGATATGAAGACATAATGAATATTGATATTTCATCAGTGGCCATTGACatgatgagaagaaaatatgagAACATCCCTCAGCTGAAAT ATATGCAAATGGATGTCAGGAACATGAGCTTCTTCCCTGATGAATCAGTTGACAGTGTCATTGATAAAG GAACCCTTGATTCTTTGATG ATTACCTATGGTGATCCTACAGTGAGGATGCCACATTTGAGCCGACCCCTGTACAAATGGAAAACTGTGTTGTACATCATAC CCAGACCGGGATTTGAGAGGCCTGGAAGTTGTAGTTTGACAACAAAGTCATACTTGGAGCCTGTTCCTACCACTGAGAAGGGTTTACTTCCAGCAGACTTTGTTTTGGAAGATCCAGATTCTCACTTTATATACGTGTGTAAAAAGATGGATGAAACAGAGCTAAGCAATATGCCCATCTTCCCCTTGACAAACAATGTTTTTTAG
- the LOC122294606 gene encoding protein BPS1, chloroplastic-like — protein MVLLVEKISKLYSKLENRHHQDHKHHQYSETLSVSLQAFQSEVSNCLNQLWLDSKPGSEILSLPWIRQCLALIPVVNKAFAKLVVDIDYPVSNWEDSAVEEYLNYSLSLLGLFNSISSSLACFEHVRLSLAYALSLVENSPSSAVVRLTAIQQRSPNKDFKKGETKEDGKGKIFSGKQWVMHQALIVVKSIGFWVCGIVLSGLTSDGKPYLEMRKLVGGLVFSSFLELDSSICEIFLEKGTVLVEIKELNDTVTSLVAAIVSGKYIEATEELQRELEVSEKLLEGLHKDVDRLFYEVIAGRNKLLNCLGHR, from the coding sequence ATGGTTCTCTTGGTAGAAAAAATCAGTAAGCTCTATTCCAAACTGGAGAATCGCCACCACCAAGACCACAAGCATCACCAATATTCTGAAACCTTATCGGTTTCCCTACAGGCCTTTCAATCTGAGGTCTCGAATTGCTTAAACCAGTTATGGTTAGATTCGAAACCCGGATCAGAAATCCTGTCCTTGCCATGGATTCGACAATGTTTAGCCCTCATTCCCGTCGTCAACAAAGCTTTTGCAAAACTTGTTGTGGATATAGACTACCCTGTTAGCAACTGGGAGGATTCTGCAGTTGAAGAATATCTAAACTACAGCTTGAGTTTGCTGGGACTTTTCAATTCAATTAGTTCCTCTCTTGCATGTTTTGAGCATGTTCGGCTTTCGCTAGCTTATGCATTAAGCCTTGTGGAGAATTCTCCTTCCTCAGCGGTAGTGCGTCTGACAGCAATTCAGCAAAGAAGTCCCAACAAGGATTTCAAGAAAGGTGAAACTAAGGAAGATGGTAAAGGAAAGATTTTCTCTGGCAAGCAATGGGTTATGCATCAAGCCTTGATAGTCGTGAAGAGTATCGGATTCTGGGTATGTGGGATTGTGTTGTCCGGTTTAACCAGTGATGGGAAGCCATATTTGGAGATGAGAAAATTGGTGGGTGGCTtggttttttcttcatttctcgAATTGGATTCAAGTATATGTGAGATTTTTCTGGAGAAAGGGACTGTCTTAGTCGAGATAAAGGAGCTGAATGATACAGTGACTTCCCTTGTTGCTGCCATTGTAAGTGGGAAATACATCGAAGCAACTGAGGAGTTGCAGAGAGAATTGGAGGTGTCTGAAAAACTGTTGGAGGGCTTGCATAAAGATGTCGATCGTCTCTTCTATGAGGTTATAGCGGGCAGAAATAAGTTGCTTAATTGCCTTGGACACCGTTAA
- the LOC122294071 gene encoding agamous-like MADS-box protein AGL15, with protein sequence MGRGKIEIKRIENANSRQVTFSKRRSGLLKKAQELAILCDAEVAVIIFSNTGKLFEFSSSGMKATLSRYNKCLDSPEAAMVEYRAEKQDPKEVDVLKDEIAKLHVKQLRLLGKDLTGVGLKELQHLEQQLSEGLLSVKERKEQLLMEQLEQSRMQEQRTMLENETLRRQVEELRGFFPPADHPVSSYLEYYPVERKNTFANHSVASPDVCCNYRIVKEDSDTTLHLGLPIDVNHKTKEPERDALSNDAGGQMGLF encoded by the exons ATGGGTAGAGGCAAGATTGAGATCAAGAGGATCGAGAATGCGAATAGCAGGCAAGTCACATTCTCAAAGAGACGTTCTGGCCTGCTCAAGAAGGCTCAGGAACTCGCTATTCTCTGCGACGCCGAGGTCGCTGTTATTATCTTTTCCAACACTGGAAAACTCTTTGAGTTTTCAAGTTCTGG TATGAAGGCAACACTTTCAAGGTACAACAAGTGTCTAGATTCTCCTGAGGCTGCTATGGTAGAATACAGAGCAGAG AAGCAAGACCCAAAGGAGGTGGATGTTCTAAAAGACGAAATTGCAAAGCTACACGTCAAACAGTT ACGGCTGTTGGGTAAGGATCTGACTGGCGTGGGCTTAAAAGAATTGCAGCACCTTGAACAGCAATTAAGTGAAGGATTATTGTCAGTGAAGGAGAGGAAG GAGCAATTACTGATGGAGCAGCTGGAGCAATCTAGAATGCAG GAGCAGCGGACTATGTTGGAGAATGAGACTTTGCGGAGACAG GTTGAGGAGCTTCGAGGTTTCTTTCCACCAGCTGACCACCCTGTCTCGTCTTATCTTGAATATTACCctgtggaaaggaaaaataccTTTGCAAACCACAGTGTTGCCAGTCCTGATGTGTGCTGCAATTACCGAATTGTGAAAGAAGATTCAGACACTACCTTGCATTTAGG GCTGCCAATTGATGTTAATCACAAGACAAAGGAACCAGAGAGAGACGCCCTTTCTAATGACGCAGGGGGCCAAATGGGCCTCTTCTGA
- the LOC122293931 gene encoding lactoylglutathione lyase-like, with the protein MERKDQDQANGEVRNSTHEKTTEKDQHAGKEKDDQAETPLPIMALNHVSRLCRNVKESVDFYTKVLGFVLIERPQAFDFDGAWLFNYGVGIHLLQSKYHEDRLPNDQPDHHDHLDPMDNHISCQCANMEEMEQKLKDLDIKYVKRSVEEDEEKGTAIDQLFFKDPDGFMIEICNCENLKLVPASSLGKIKLPFDRHNPPVEIMENQHIK; encoded by the exons ATGGAAAGGAAAGATCAAGATCAGGCTAACGGAGAAGTGAGAAACAGTACTCATGAGAAAACCACAGAAAAAGATCAACATGCTGGAAAAGAGAAGGATGATCAGGCCGAGACCCCGCTTCCTATAATGGCTTTGAATCACGTATCCAGACTATGCAGAAATGTGAAGGAATCCGTTGATTTCTACACCAAGGTTCTTGGGTTCGTCTTGATTGAGCGTCCTCAAGCTTTTGACTTCGATGGTGCTTGGCTGTTTAACTATGGAGTTGGGATTCACCTGTTGCAATCCAAATATCACGAGGATAGGCTACCTAATGATCAACCCGATCATCACGATCACTTGGATCCCATGGACAACCACATATCATGTCAG TGTGCAAACATGGAAGAAATGGAGCAAAAGCTGAAAGATCTGGATATAAAGTATGTGAAGAGGAGCGTGGAGGAGGATGAAGAAAAGGGGACAGCCATCGACCAACTCTTCTTCAAAGACCCAGATGGGTTCATGATCGAAATATGTAATTGTGAGAATCTGAAGCTTGTTCCAGCTAGTTCCTTGGGTAAAATAAAGCTTCCTTTTGATAGGCACAATCCACCTGTCGAAATCATGGAAAACCagcatataaaataa